A portion of the Micromonospora tarapacensis genome contains these proteins:
- a CDS encoding MFS transporter, whose translation MIGALTLGSALPHLIGGLGDLPWRGVMGTAAGCALLGAVVAVTLVREGPQFAPGTPPRPYPRYALAMFRQRGPRLVNLGYFGHMWELYTLWTWLPSFLIAGTAARTGRDDANVSLLAFLAIGLAGVAGCLAGGWAADRFGRPRAAVTALAVSGVCCLTSPLFFTAPPGAVVVLGVVWGAAVIADSGVFSTALSEVADRRYVGTALTAQTAIGFALTVVTIQLVPLLADAVGWRWAFWLLVPGPLVGALAMGAFGRQPARA comes from the coding sequence ATGATCGGCGCGCTGACCCTCGGCTCGGCGCTGCCGCACCTGATCGGGGGGCTGGGTGACCTGCCGTGGCGCGGCGTGATGGGCACCGCGGCCGGCTGCGCGTTGCTCGGCGCGGTGGTGGCCGTGACCCTGGTGCGGGAGGGTCCGCAGTTCGCCCCGGGCACGCCGCCGCGGCCGTACCCTCGGTACGCCCTGGCGATGTTCCGCCAGCGTGGTCCCCGGCTGGTGAACCTGGGCTACTTCGGGCACATGTGGGAGCTGTACACGCTGTGGACCTGGCTGCCCAGCTTTTTGATCGCCGGCACGGCGGCCCGTACCGGGCGCGACGACGCGAACGTCAGCCTGCTCGCGTTCCTGGCCATCGGTCTCGCCGGGGTCGCCGGATGCCTCGCCGGCGGTTGGGCCGCGGACCGGTTCGGACGACCCCGAGCGGCGGTCACCGCGCTCGCGGTCAGCGGGGTCTGCTGCCTGACCTCACCGTTGTTCTTCACCGCTCCGCCCGGCGCCGTCGTGGTGCTGGGTGTGGTGTGGGGTGCGGCGGTGATCGCGGACTCCGGCGTCTTCTCCACCGCGTTGAGCGAGGTCGCCGACCGGCGTTACGTCGGCACCGCGCTCACCGCCCAGACGGCCATCGGTTTCGCCTTGACCGTCGTCACCATCCAACTCGTTCCCCTCCTGGCCGACGCGGTCGGCTGGCGCTGGGCGTTCTGGTTGCTTGTGCCAGGTCCACTGGTCGGCGCGCTGGCCATGGGCGCGTTCGGCCGGCAGCCCGCCCGAGCGTGA
- a CDS encoding IS5 family transposase (programmed frameshift), protein MSDVEKYCPESLWRLAEPLLPEHPKRHQGGGGRRVDDRVALAAIVYVLGTGCAWDGLPESFPISRATAHRRFTEWVVVGVMEALHQAMLDVLGAAGQIDWCRASVDAMHVRAVKGNLTGPSPVDRGKPGSKIHAMSDRGGLPLTVEVSAANVNDHIVLADVIDGVRPVCQPVGRPRKRPGKLHGDKGYDYLSCRKIPARRGITARIARKDVESSTRLGRHRYVVERCLERVTRFRRLARRYERKASHDTGFLRLACALICYRRANRLNLLNSNNPK, encoded by the exons GTGAGTGACGTTGAGAAGTACTGCCCGGAGTCGTTGTGGCGTCTCGCGGAGCCGCTGTTGCCGGAGCATCCGAAACGGCATCAGGGCGGTGGTGGGCGGCGTGTCGACGATCGGGTCGCTCTCGCGGCGATCGTGTACGTCCTGGGGACCGGTTGTGCATGGGACGGGCTACCAGAGTCGTTTCCGATATCCCGGGCGACGGCGCATCGCCGGTTCACCGAGTGGGTGGTCGTGGGAGTGATGGAGGCGTTGCACCAAGCGATGTTGGACGTGCTGGGCGCGGCCGGGCAGATCGACTGGTGCCGGGCGAGTGTGGACGCGATGCATGTGCGGGCGGTCAAA GGGAATCTGACCGGGCCGAGCCCGGTAGACCGGGGCAAGCCCGGCTCCAAGATCCACGCCATGAGTGACCGTGGCGGGTTGCCGCTGACCGTGGAGGTGTCCGCGGCCAACGTCAACGATCACATCGTTCTGGCAGATGTCATCGATGGTGTCCGGCCGGTGTGTCAGCCGGTCGGTCGGCCCCGCAAACGTCCCGGGAAACTGCATGGTGACAAGGGGTACGACTACCTTTCCTGCCGCAAGATCCCGGCCCGGCGCGGTATCACCGCCCGGATCGCACGTAAGGACGTCGAGTCATCGACACGCCTCGGCCGGCATCGCTACGTTGTTGAACGCTGCCTGGAGCGGGTCACCCGGTTCCGTCGGCTAGCCCGCCGCTACGAACGCAAGGCCTCCCACGACACCGGATTCCTGCGCCTGGCCTGCGCTCTGATCTGTTACCGGCGAGCCAACCGGCTCAACCTGTTGAACAGCAACAACCCCAAATGA
- a CDS encoding Gfo/Idh/MocA family protein — MTGPNDPSTGPSVVIAGVGRFGDLHARVWAEAGARIAGLVDPDADRLAEVGRTHRVARTGTDLAALLGQVRADIVVIASDEASHAELAMTALTTGSHVFVEKPLALSAADAWRIADIAQAHQRQVVVGHISRFTDQMTRMRARVERGAVGRLCALRLRRDFSRAWFLSFGDRVDPVWESCVHDIDLAISFAGTRVRRVMAMRSGAAGDAAPSVVTALLEFDSGVIATVESAWLVPFSAPGTLDDGPLDLDGAIVGEAEVLGLDGMLKQRLVSDALVEWTKAGVQVPDLSLWPEEDGAVGGALRREVRYSLAVCTGRGRPDLMPLEQACWGVEAAEAIIESLRTGAPVEPARR, encoded by the coding sequence ATGACCGGACCGAATGATCCGTCAACCGGACCGAGTGTGGTCATCGCCGGGGTGGGGCGCTTCGGTGACCTGCACGCCCGTGTGTGGGCCGAGGCCGGTGCCCGGATCGCCGGCCTCGTGGACCCGGACGCCGACCGACTGGCGGAGGTGGGGCGTACCCACCGGGTCGCGCGGACCGGAACCGACCTCGCCGCGCTCCTCGGCCAGGTGCGAGCCGACATCGTCGTCATCGCCTCCGACGAGGCATCCCACGCGGAACTGGCCATGACCGCGCTGACGACTGGCAGCCACGTCTTCGTCGAGAAGCCGCTGGCGCTCTCCGCGGCCGACGCGTGGCGGATCGCCGACATCGCGCAGGCCCACCAGCGGCAGGTGGTGGTCGGTCACATCTCCCGGTTCACCGACCAGATGACCCGGATGCGGGCCCGGGTGGAACGCGGTGCGGTGGGCCGGCTCTGCGCGTTGCGCCTGCGCCGCGACTTCAGCCGTGCCTGGTTTCTCAGCTTCGGTGACCGGGTCGACCCGGTCTGGGAGTCCTGCGTACACGACATCGACCTGGCGATCTCGTTCGCCGGCACGCGGGTCCGCCGGGTGATGGCGATGCGCAGCGGTGCCGCCGGTGACGCGGCACCCAGCGTGGTCACCGCACTGCTCGAATTCGACAGCGGCGTGATCGCCACCGTCGAGTCCGCCTGGCTCGTGCCGTTCTCCGCCCCCGGCACCCTCGACGACGGGCCGTTGGACCTCGACGGTGCGATCGTCGGCGAGGCCGAGGTGCTGGGTCTGGACGGGATGCTCAAGCAGCGCCTGGTCAGCGACGCGCTGGTGGAATGGACGAAGGCCGGCGTCCAGGTGCCGGACCTGTCCCTGTGGCCGGAGGAGGATGGCGCCGTCGGCGGTGCGTTGCGCCGAGAGGTCCGATACTCCCTGGCGGTCTGCACCGGCCGGGGCCGTCCGGACCTGATGCCGTTGGAGCAGGCCTGCTGGGGCGTCGAGGCGGCCGAGGCCATCATCGAGTCCCTGCGTACCGGCGCTCCGGTGGAGCCTGCCCGGCGCTGA
- a CDS encoding transposase family protein, with product MTGLPIDRLADLIGRVREIVGDEWEKPPVGRPHVLPLPVAVIAVLFGLRHNMPDEVLAEVFGCSQATITRYHQILRPILRWVTRPEVDQRLEQTRRDGVLVDGFVAPVGERESYHGLYSGKKHVSGQNVQVIADLDGRLADVGDPVNATRHDAAAFHVSGIAERWADHYTPGGPGMIGDGGYQGTGPITPHRKPPGRELTTKQKAYNYSVNRLRAAVERAISHLKNRKILKTGYHRIMTNFPDVSCTVTALEIFRTATPEY from the coding sequence ATGACAGGACTCCCGATCGACCGGCTCGCTGACCTGATCGGCCGGGTCCGCGAGATCGTGGGCGATGAGTGGGAGAAGCCGCCGGTCGGGCGTCCGCACGTGTTGCCGCTGCCCGTGGCGGTGATCGCGGTGCTGTTCGGCCTGCGGCACAACATGCCCGACGAGGTCCTGGCTGAGGTGTTCGGCTGTTCGCAGGCCACGATCACCCGCTATCACCAGATCCTGCGGCCGATCCTGCGCTGGGTCACCCGCCCTGAGGTCGACCAGCGCCTCGAGCAGACCCGCCGTGATGGTGTGCTGGTCGACGGGTTCGTCGCCCCGGTCGGCGAACGCGAGTCCTACCACGGCCTGTACTCCGGCAAGAAACACGTGTCCGGGCAGAACGTGCAGGTCATCGCCGACCTCGACGGCCGCCTCGCGGACGTCGGCGACCCGGTCAACGCCACCCGCCACGACGCCGCGGCGTTCCACGTCTCCGGCATCGCCGAACGCTGGGCCGACCACTACACCCCTGGCGGACCAGGCATGATCGGCGACGGCGGCTACCAGGGCACCGGCCCGATCACCCCACACAGGAAGCCACCCGGCAGAGAACTCACCACCAAGCAGAAGGCCTACAACTACAGCGTCAACCGGCTACGCGCCGCCGTCGAACGCGCCATCAGCCACCTGAAGAACCGGAAGATCCTCAAGACCGGCTACCACCGGATCATGACCAACTTCCCCGACGTGTCATGCACCGTCACCGCCCTAGAGATCTTCAGAACCGCCACACCCGAGTATTGA
- a CDS encoding MauE/DoxX family redox-associated membrane protein, producing the protein MYLAVACRALIFGVFLCSLVSKLRGPAAYSSFVASTGGLLGRPRRGVAVGVAAAGTVMAEAAVTVLVVIPATALTGLTLAAALLVAFSVAIVLAMRGGRRAPCRCFGASETPLGLPHVARNMLLAVACLGGLVATTAATGVGRHPAGVAVALAVAAAVLPFVLRLDDLVALFRPTYHPGNLRRK; encoded by the coding sequence ATGTATCTGGCGGTGGCCTGCCGTGCTCTGATCTTCGGCGTCTTCCTGTGCTCGCTGGTCAGCAAGCTTCGCGGTCCGGCGGCGTATTCGAGCTTTGTCGCTTCGACCGGTGGGTTGTTGGGCCGGCCGCGCCGCGGTGTGGCCGTGGGCGTGGCCGCGGCCGGTACGGTGATGGCCGAGGCTGCGGTGACGGTGCTGGTGGTGATTCCGGCGACGGCGCTGACCGGGTTGACGCTGGCGGCAGCGCTCCTGGTGGCGTTCTCGGTCGCCATCGTGCTGGCAATGCGGGGCGGGCGGCGGGCACCGTGCCGGTGTTTCGGCGCATCGGAGACTCCACTCGGCCTGCCGCACGTGGCGCGTAACATGCTGTTGGCTGTCGCGTGCCTGGGCGGCCTGGTGGCGACGACCGCGGCGACGGGTGTCGGCCGACATCCCGCCGGCGTCGCCGTGGCGCTTGCCGTGGCCGCAGCGGTGTTGCCTTTCGTATTGCGGCTCGATGACCTGGTGGCGCTGTTCCGCCCCACCTATCATCCCGGAAACCTTCGGAGGAAGTGA
- a CDS encoding helix-turn-helix transcriptional regulator, with the protein MLLGRDTERAALDALVAQVRGGMSQVLVLRGEAGIGKTALLDAVAGAADGLRVLGVAGVEAEAGFSFAALHRLLVPYLQDLDGLPPMQREALSVAVGLTDGPAPDRFLVSLAALSLLAGITVHGPVLCCVDDTQWLDRESLNVLAFVARRVYAEGIGLVLTVRAGTEDVAVLEGLPTLPIEGLPQADALALLRSVVGGVLDPKVAARIVTVTRGNPLAITDLSASLTENQLSGALLLPEPLPVGSRLEAHYLNQVRRFAAPTRRWLLIAAAEPQGDVGYVTAAAAELGVSPEAADEAERARLVFPGREIRFRHPLVRSAVYGGATSSERRQVHHALARATTRTSDADRRAWHRATAALQPDEDVAADLVTAAGRAAGRGGYAARATFLARAAELTPDERERAGRLLAAADAAYTSGAPAQAQVLLDAIDPVLLDPTGQGNRLMLRARTFIALGGERGMAQVPATCLAAYQEFRAVDPALGRGALLAAFDAALTAEYLTEGTGLREISEVVLDHAAPGGTLTESLLAGIATMTVRGYADAVPIIRRSTARVAAGELPDAEVLTHYVTAVTACTRIWDDRTRESILHRAAGVARSTGALQILETSLYALATHETTLGRLDAADELLLEVHELRSAVASTPYMWDVYRSPEQVGWRAPGDARERIERVYEAGIRLGLGSSVGLSRAGLTVLELALGNYGAASAVATELIESDYARAYTRALPDLVEAAVHSGDRVAGAQALEMVTERATASGTPWALGLLHRSRALLAPASSAEDAFRSAITTLGRTAAVGDLARAHLLYGEWLRRQRRRRDARGTLRTALTMFEDIGAPAFAERARQELMATGETARRRSPETAGDLTPQEAAIAALARDGLTNPQIAERLFISASTVDYHLRKVFRKLGVESRRQLGRVLTTAPSGRMRR; encoded by the coding sequence GTGCTGCTGGGACGCGACACCGAACGAGCTGCGCTGGACGCCCTGGTGGCACAGGTCCGCGGCGGGATGAGCCAGGTGCTGGTGCTGCGCGGCGAGGCCGGCATCGGTAAGACGGCGCTGCTCGACGCGGTCGCCGGGGCAGCGGACGGACTGCGGGTGCTGGGGGTGGCGGGCGTCGAGGCGGAAGCCGGCTTCTCCTTCGCGGCCCTGCATCGCCTGCTCGTCCCGTACCTCCAGGATCTTGATGGTCTGCCGCCGATGCAGCGCGAAGCGCTGTCGGTGGCCGTCGGCCTAACCGACGGCCCGGCGCCGGACCGCTTCCTGGTCAGCCTCGCGGCGCTGTCGTTGCTGGCCGGCATCACCGTCCACGGCCCGGTGCTGTGCTGTGTGGACGACACCCAGTGGCTGGACCGGGAATCGCTGAACGTGCTCGCGTTCGTCGCACGCCGGGTGTACGCCGAGGGCATCGGCCTGGTTCTCACCGTCCGCGCCGGCACCGAGGACGTCGCCGTCCTGGAAGGACTTCCGACGCTGCCGATCGAAGGACTGCCGCAGGCGGACGCCCTGGCCCTGCTGCGCTCGGTGGTCGGCGGCGTGCTCGACCCGAAGGTGGCCGCGCGGATCGTCACGGTCACCCGGGGCAATCCCCTGGCTATCACCGACCTGTCCGCGTCCCTGACCGAGAACCAGCTGTCCGGGGCGCTGCTGCTGCCGGAGCCGTTGCCGGTCGGCAGCCGGCTCGAGGCCCACTATCTGAATCAGGTGCGCCGTTTCGCCGCGCCGACCCGGCGCTGGTTGTTGATCGCGGCCGCCGAGCCCCAGGGCGACGTCGGATACGTGACAGCGGCCGCCGCCGAGCTGGGCGTCTCCCCCGAGGCCGCCGACGAGGCGGAGCGGGCCCGGCTGGTGTTCCCCGGCCGTGAGATCCGGTTCCGGCACCCCCTCGTGCGCTCGGCCGTGTACGGGGGCGCGACGAGCTCTGAACGGCGGCAGGTGCACCATGCGCTGGCCCGGGCGACCACCCGTACCTCGGACGCCGACCGGCGGGCGTGGCACCGGGCGACGGCGGCGCTGCAACCGGACGAGGACGTCGCCGCCGACCTGGTCACGGCAGCGGGACGGGCCGCCGGCCGGGGTGGCTACGCCGCTCGCGCCACGTTCCTCGCCCGGGCCGCCGAACTGACTCCCGACGAGCGGGAGCGGGCCGGGCGGTTGCTCGCCGCCGCCGATGCCGCGTACACCTCCGGCGCTCCGGCGCAGGCGCAAGTGCTGCTGGACGCGATCGACCCCGTTCTGCTCGACCCGACCGGGCAGGGCAACCGGTTGATGCTGCGGGCCAGGACGTTCATCGCCCTCGGCGGCGAACGCGGGATGGCGCAGGTCCCAGCGACCTGCCTGGCGGCGTACCAGGAGTTCCGCGCCGTCGATCCGGCACTGGGGCGGGGCGCGTTGCTCGCTGCGTTCGACGCCGCGCTGACCGCGGAGTACCTCACCGAGGGCACCGGGTTGCGGGAGATCTCCGAAGTGGTGCTGGACCACGCGGCACCCGGCGGGACGCTCACCGAGTCGTTGCTCGCCGGGATCGCGACGATGACCGTGCGGGGCTACGCGGACGCGGTTCCGATCATCCGCCGTTCGACGGCCCGGGTCGCCGCCGGGGAGCTGCCCGACGCCGAAGTGCTCACGCACTACGTCACGGCGGTCACCGCCTGCACCCGGATCTGGGACGACCGGACCCGGGAGTCGATCCTGCACCGGGCGGCGGGCGTGGCGCGCAGCACCGGTGCGCTGCAGATACTGGAGACGTCGCTCTACGCGCTGGCGACGCACGAGACCACGCTCGGACGTTTGGACGCCGCGGACGAGTTGCTGCTGGAGGTTCACGAGCTGCGCAGCGCGGTGGCCAGCACGCCGTACATGTGGGACGTGTACCGCAGCCCGGAACAGGTCGGCTGGCGGGCACCCGGCGACGCGCGCGAACGCATCGAGCGGGTGTACGAGGCGGGGATCCGGCTCGGGTTGGGGTCCAGTGTCGGCCTCTCCCGGGCCGGGCTAACCGTGCTTGAGCTGGCACTGGGTAACTACGGGGCGGCGTCCGCGGTCGCCACCGAACTGATCGAGTCCGACTACGCACGCGCGTACACCCGGGCGCTGCCCGATCTGGTCGAGGCGGCGGTTCACTCCGGCGACCGGGTGGCAGGCGCGCAGGCCCTGGAGATGGTCACCGAGCGGGCGACGGCCAGCGGTACCCCGTGGGCGCTGGGTCTGCTGCACCGGTCCCGGGCGCTGCTGGCGCCCGCTTCGTCGGCGGAGGACGCCTTCCGGTCGGCGATCACGACCCTGGGCCGGACCGCCGCAGTTGGCGATCTGGCCCGCGCACATCTGCTCTACGGCGAGTGGTTGCGGCGGCAGCGCCGGCGGAGGGACGCCCGAGGCACGCTGCGGACGGCGCTGACGATGTTCGAGGACATTGGGGCGCCTGCGTTCGCCGAGCGGGCACGCCAGGAGTTGATGGCGACCGGCGAGACCGCCCGCAGGCGCAGTCCCGAGACCGCCGGCGACCTCACACCGCAGGAGGCGGCGATCGCCGCGCTGGCCCGCGACGGCCTGACCAATCCACAAATCGCCGAGCGGCTGTTCATCAGCGCCAGCACGGTCGACTACCACCTGCGGAAGGTGTTCCGGAAACTCGGCGTGGAGTCCCGGCGCCAGCTCGGCCGGGTGCTGACCACAGCGCCGTCGGGAAGAATGCGGCGATGA
- a CDS encoding ABC transporter ATP-binding protein, with protein sequence MTEPASPQRPLHELAGVWRTAWQAGPWLTVAQMVTTVASGLLPATTVWLTKLVVDGLAAGRVEAAVGAGVGLAGAGLVAAVLPHLASYLQGEQQRRMDRLMQDQLYTAVNSFQGLSRFENPRFLDRLRMATEATGPALSPLTSGLLGIGRDVITLLSLLGTLYFLSPVMTAVVVVAAVPALLAEISLARQRVGMYLGLSAAMRRQAFYGQLITDVGAAQEVRLFGLGDFFKGRLLRGLREVQDGERRLDRKVLRSQSLLALLSAVVSGLGLVWAVHSATTGRLTLGDVTAFVVAVAGIQGSLMGLVNGIASGHEALLMVGHHSAVRRLGDDLPPARRPAQLLPLRQGIEVRDVWFRYHDDHPWILRGVSLTISQGQAVALVGLNGAGKSTLVKLLCRFYDPSHGVIRWDGVDIRDLDPAQLRRRMGVLFQDFVSYDLSAAENIGVGDVDAIADRRRVEEAAGAAGIHTNVAALPRGYDTLLSRLFYLEEEKDDPDTGVVLSGGQWQRLALGRTFMRDTRDLLILDEPSAGLDAKAEHEIHQRLRTHRAGRTSLLISHRLGTVRDADMIVVLDGGLVAEQGSHDELIALGGRYAQLFRTQASGYGATAVEEIR encoded by the coding sequence GTGACAGAGCCGGCCAGCCCGCAGCGCCCGCTCCACGAACTGGCCGGGGTGTGGCGGACCGCGTGGCAGGCGGGTCCGTGGTTGACCGTGGCGCAGATGGTGACGACCGTTGCCAGCGGTCTGCTGCCGGCGACCACGGTGTGGCTGACCAAGCTTGTGGTGGATGGGCTGGCGGCCGGTCGGGTCGAGGCGGCCGTCGGCGCCGGAGTGGGCCTGGCCGGCGCCGGTCTGGTCGCCGCGGTACTGCCACACCTGGCCAGCTACCTGCAGGGTGAGCAGCAACGGCGGATGGACCGCCTGATGCAGGACCAGCTGTACACCGCGGTGAACTCCTTCCAGGGGTTGTCCAGGTTCGAGAACCCTCGGTTTCTCGACCGGCTGCGGATGGCGACCGAGGCGACCGGTCCGGCACTCAGCCCGCTCACGTCCGGCCTGCTCGGCATCGGCCGGGACGTGATCACGCTGCTCAGTCTGCTCGGCACGCTGTACTTCCTCAGCCCGGTGATGACCGCGGTCGTGGTGGTCGCGGCGGTGCCGGCGCTGCTGGCGGAGATCTCGCTGGCCAGGCAGCGGGTCGGAATGTACCTGGGCCTGTCGGCGGCGATGCGGCGGCAGGCCTTCTACGGCCAGCTGATTACCGACGTCGGAGCCGCCCAGGAGGTACGCCTGTTCGGCCTTGGTGACTTCTTCAAGGGTCGGCTGCTGCGCGGACTGCGCGAGGTCCAGGACGGGGAACGGCGCCTCGACCGGAAGGTGCTACGTAGCCAGTCACTACTGGCGCTGCTGAGTGCGGTGGTCTCTGGGCTCGGCCTGGTGTGGGCGGTGCACAGCGCCACCACCGGCCGGCTGACGTTGGGCGACGTGACGGCGTTCGTGGTGGCTGTCGCCGGTATCCAGGGATCGCTCATGGGTCTGGTCAACGGCATTGCCAGCGGGCACGAAGCGCTGCTGATGGTCGGTCACCACTCCGCCGTACGCCGCCTCGGTGACGACCTGCCACCCGCCCGCCGACCGGCACAACTCCTGCCGTTGCGGCAGGGCATTGAGGTACGGGACGTGTGGTTCCGTTACCACGACGACCATCCATGGATCCTGCGGGGCGTCAGCCTGACCATCTCCCAGGGCCAGGCGGTCGCACTGGTCGGGCTCAACGGCGCGGGCAAGAGCACTCTGGTCAAACTGTTGTGCCGGTTCTACGACCCGAGCCACGGCGTGATCCGCTGGGACGGTGTCGACATCCGTGACCTGGATCCGGCGCAGTTGCGGCGCCGGATGGGCGTGTTGTTCCAGGACTTCGTGTCGTACGACCTGAGCGCCGCCGAGAATATCGGGGTCGGTGACGTCGACGCGATAGCCGACCGGCGCCGGGTTGAGGAGGCGGCCGGGGCAGCTGGCATCCACACCAATGTGGCCGCGCTGCCGCGGGGCTACGACACGCTGCTCAGCCGCCTCTTCTACCTGGAGGAGGAGAAGGACGACCCGGACACCGGTGTAGTGCTGTCCGGCGGCCAGTGGCAGCGGCTGGCCCTGGGCCGGACGTTCATGCGTGACACCCGGGACCTGCTAATCCTCGACGAACCGAGCGCGGGCCTGGACGCGAAGGCCGAACACGAGATCCACCAGCGCCTCCGGACGCATCGTGCCGGCCGCACCAGCCTGCTCATCTCGCACCGGCTGGGCACGGTTCGGGACGCCGACATGATAGTCGTGCTCGACGGCGGCCTGGTCGCCGAGCAGGGCAGCCACGACGAACTGATCGCCCTCGGCGGCCGGTACGCGCAACTGTTCCGGACCCAGGCCAGCGGCTACGGCGCAACGGCGGTCGAGGAGATCCGATGA
- a CDS encoding IS630 family transposase, with translation MPVCRARQITVSAADRPRLKALAYSHTAGYQQVIRARIVRDAAHGYSNAKIACRRQVTVDTVRRWRGRYADAGIAGLTDRHRSGRPPRFTPVQIAEVKALACQLPAETGAPLSKWSCPDLASEVVARGIAEAISPATIRRFLAADTIKPWQHQSWILIRDPDFATRAARVLDLYLRVFDGQPLRDDEYVISADEKTSVQARCRCHPTLPPGTARTMRVNHEYDRGGALAYLAAYDVHRAHVIGLCHDTTGIDPFTDLVDEVMTQQPYTSAHRVFWIVDNGSSHRGQAAANRLSRRYPNAVMIHTPVHASWRVIQYSGVAVLKISRAVTVHDTSGKLVMIRW, from the coding sequence GTGCCCGTCTGCCGCGCCCGTCAGATCACCGTGTCCGCCGCCGATCGGCCCCGGCTCAAAGCCCTGGCCTACTCGCATACCGCCGGCTACCAGCAGGTCATCCGCGCCCGGATCGTCCGCGACGCCGCCCACGGCTACTCCAACGCCAAGATCGCCTGCCGGCGGCAGGTGACCGTCGACACGGTGCGCCGCTGGCGCGGCCGGTACGCCGACGCCGGCATCGCCGGGCTGACCGACCGACACCGCAGCGGACGCCCACCCCGGTTCACCCCGGTCCAGATCGCCGAGGTCAAGGCCCTGGCCTGCCAACTGCCGGCCGAGACCGGCGCACCGCTGTCGAAGTGGAGCTGCCCCGATCTGGCCAGCGAGGTCGTCGCCCGGGGCATCGCCGAGGCGATCTCACCGGCCACGATCCGCAGGTTCCTGGCCGCCGACACGATCAAGCCCTGGCAACACCAGTCGTGGATCCTCATCCGGGACCCGGACTTCGCCACCCGCGCCGCCCGCGTCCTGGACCTCTACCTGCGCGTCTTCGACGGCCAGCCACTACGCGACGACGAGTACGTCATCAGCGCCGACGAGAAGACCTCCGTCCAGGCCCGCTGCCGCTGCCACCCCACCCTGCCCCCAGGTACCGCCCGCACCATGCGGGTCAATCACGAGTACGACCGCGGCGGCGCCCTCGCCTACCTGGCCGCCTACGACGTGCACCGCGCCCACGTCATCGGACTCTGCCACGACACCACCGGCATCGACCCGTTCACCGACCTCGTCGACGAGGTCATGACCCAGCAGCCGTACACCTCCGCCCACCGGGTGTTCTGGATCGTCGACAACGGCTCCTCCCACCGAGGCCAGGCCGCCGCCAACCGGCTCAGCCGCCGCTACCCGAACGCCGTCATGATCCACACCCCGGTACACGCCTCCTGGAGGGTCATTCAATACTCGGGTGTGGCGGTTCTGAAGATCTCTAGGGCGGTGACGGTGCATGACACGTCGGGGAAGTTGGTCATGATCCGGTGGTAG
- a CDS encoding TlpA family protein disulfide reductase, whose protein sequence is MPFVVAAVALLGALCMVNLLLTFGVLRRLREQTAELNRLSGALPPEMPAPEELVGTPVPAFAATAIDGTPVTRDSLVGRPRLVGFFSAGCAPCHEQAPLFAKWLAEQGGDASTAVAVITDSGPEAVELATSLTDTATVVVEPDAFPVSQAFGIRGFPTFLRVDADGVIAGADATVRGVVGHVAATS, encoded by the coding sequence ATGCCCTTCGTCGTCGCCGCAGTCGCCCTGCTTGGGGCGTTGTGCATGGTGAACCTGCTGTTGACGTTCGGGGTACTGCGCCGGCTGCGGGAGCAGACCGCTGAGCTGAACCGACTCTCGGGCGCCCTACCGCCCGAAATGCCCGCGCCGGAAGAGCTGGTGGGCACGCCTGTGCCGGCATTCGCGGCGACCGCGATCGATGGCACACCGGTCACCCGGGACAGCCTGGTCGGCCGACCGCGGTTGGTCGGATTCTTCTCTGCCGGATGCGCGCCGTGCCACGAACAGGCACCCCTGTTCGCCAAGTGGTTGGCTGAGCAGGGCGGCGACGCCAGCACGGCGGTCGCGGTCATCACCGACTCCGGTCCGGAAGCCGTTGAACTGGCCACGTCGCTGACCGACACGGCGACCGTGGTCGTCGAACCGGACGCTTTCCCGGTGTCCCAGGCGTTCGGGATACGAGGCTTCCCGACGTTCCTGCGGGTCGATGCCGACGGCGTCATCGCGGGTGCGGACGCCACCGTGCGCGGCGTGGTGGGGCACGTGGCGGCCACGTCCTGA
- a CDS encoding S26 family signal peptidase, with protein MIARAVASALVVGAVTGGVACWLRHTFLVTTVAGRSMLPTYTSGDRMLVRRVPLARVRSGDVVVLADGDLPARPTRSASTRRDPPGELIVKRAVAVPGDPVPAGVPVPDQVVPPGHLIVLGDNADASYDSRNAGYYAADTLIGVVVRGMRRNQHS; from the coding sequence ATGATTGCTCGGGCGGTGGCCAGCGCCCTGGTCGTCGGCGCCGTAACCGGTGGTGTGGCGTGCTGGCTGCGGCACACCTTTCTCGTCACCACCGTGGCCGGGCGAAGCATGCTGCCCACGTACACCAGCGGTGACCGGATGCTGGTGCGGCGGGTGCCACTGGCCAGGGTCCGCTCCGGCGATGTCGTCGTCCTCGCCGACGGCGACCTGCCAGCGCGTCCCACCCGGTCGGCCAGCACGCGACGCGATCCACCAGGCGAGCTCATCGTCAAACGCGCCGTGGCCGTACCAGGCGATCCCGTACCCGCCGGGGTACCCGTGCCCGACCAGGTCGTACCACCCGGGCACCTGATCGTCCTCGGCGACAACGCCGACGCCAGCTACGACTCGAGAAATGCCGGCTACTACGCCGCGGACACGCTGATCGGCGTCGTGGTCCGCGGTATGCGGCGTAACCAGCACAGCTGA